One Oncorhynchus nerka isolate Pitt River linkage group LG5, Oner_Uvic_2.0, whole genome shotgun sequence genomic window carries:
- the LOC115129598 gene encoding large ribosomal subunit protein eL42-like: protein MVFTKECYRLRSSFFRLDRAVTMVNVPKTRRTYCKKCKRHQLHKVTQYKKGKDSLYAQGKRRYDRKQSGYGGQTKPIFRKKAKTTKKIVLRLECVEPNCRAKRMVPIKRCKHFELGGDKKRKGQVIQF, encoded by the exons ATGGTCTTTACGAAGGAGTGCTACCGGCTTCGTTCTTCCTTTTTTCGTCTGGATCGGGCCGTCACAATG GTGAATGTACCAAAGACGCGCAGGACCTACTGCAAGAAGTGCAAGAGGCACCAGCTTCACAAAGTTACCCAGTACAAGAAGGGAAAAGATTCCCTCTATGCACAAG GTAAGAGGAGATATGACAGAAAGCAGTCCGGTTACGGTGGACAGACCAAGCCTATTTTCCGCAAAAAG GCTAAAACGACAAAGAAGATTGTGTTAAGGCTGGAGTGCGTGGAGCCCAACTGCAGGGCCAAGAGAATGGTGCCCATCAAGAGATGCAAACACTTTGAGCTGGGAGGTGACAAGAAGAGAAAG GGCCAGGTCATCCAGTTCTAG
- the LOC115129599 gene encoding mitochondrial import inner membrane translocase subunit Tim8 A, with translation MNMENQGATADPQLQQFIEIESQKQRFQQLVHQMTEVCWEKCMDKPGPKLDSRTEICFVNCVERFIDTSQFILNRLEQTQRSKGSFSESMSE, from the exons ATGAACATGGAGAACCAAGGAGCAACAGCAGACCCTCAACTTCAGCAATTCATCGAAATCGAGTCCCAAAAACAAAGGTTTCAGCAGTTGGTTCATCAGATGACTGAAGTATGTTGG GAGAAATGCATGGACAAACCTGGGCCAAAGCTGGATTCCCGGACAGAGATCTGCTTTGTGAACTGTGTAGAGCGCTTCATTGACACTAGCCAATTCATCCTGAACAGACTGGAGCAGACACAGAGGAGTAAGGGCTCCTTCTCAGAATCCATGTCTGAATAG